TAATTACCGGGTCTATGGCGAGCAGGATGTGCACAATCTGCGCTTCATCAAGCGGGCGCGTACGCTCGGTTTCTCGCTGGAAGAAACCGAGACTTTGCTGAAACTCTGGCAGGACAAGAGCCGCGAGAGTTCGGCGGTGAAGGAGATCGCGCTCGTCCATATCGCCGATCTCGAGCAGAAGATCGCCGAGATGAAGAGCATGGTGAAGACGCTCTCCCATCTCGCCCATTGCTGCGGTGGCGACCACCGACCCGACTGCCCCATCCTCGACGATCTCGCGGGCGCCGACAAGACAGACGGCAAGCCCGCGAGAACCCACTGAACTGCAATATCAGCCGGCGCACAAATATCGTGCCGTTCAAAAGGAGAAAACCATGAGTGCAACCACCTTCCACATCCCTGATATGACCTGCGGCCATTGCGAAAAGACCCTGCGCGGCGCACTTGCGGATGTACTTCCTGGTGCGTCAGTGGCCATCGATCTCGATGCCCATAAGCTGACCGTGACGGGCGACGCCTCAACCGCGGAGGAGGCTATCCGCGAAGCCGGTTATTCGCCCGAACGGGCGGGCTGAAATGCGGCTTCTGTTTGCGCAAATGTGAAAATGTGCTACATATGTTGCACAATGCAGGAGCGCAGACGGATGACCGTGACCACGAAAATAAGACGCCAGGGCGGCGCGGCGGTGATGACGATCCCGCCCGCTCTTTTGAAGATGCTGGGGCTGGAAATCGGTGAGCAACTGACGCTCGAGGTCGATAATGGCGCTCTGGTGGCAAGCCCGGTTCGACTGGAAAAGAAACGCTTCACGCTGGCCGAATTACTGGATGGTGCAGAGGAAGTGGCAGCTCTAAACGCCAGGGAGCGGGCGTGGGACACAGCGCCTCCTGTCGGCAAAGAAGCGTTGTGATGGTCCGCAACCAGATCCCCAAGCGCGGCGACGTTTATCTGGTTGATCTAAACCCTGTCGTAGGCAGCGAAATCAAGGACGAACATCGCTGTGTCGTCATCACGCCCAGAGAAATTAACGCGGTCGGACTCTGTCTCGTCGTCCCGGTGACCACCGGCGGCATGTTTACGCGCAAGGCAGGGCTTGCCGTAAATATATCCGGCCACAAGACAACGGGCGTCGCTTTGTGCAATCAGGTGAGAAGCATGGATATCGTCGCCCGGGTTGCCCAGAAGAAAGCGAAATATATCGAAACCCTCGATGATGCGACGATCGATGAAATCGCCGGGCGCGTCATCAGCATGATCGATCCAGCTTGAGCGAGGTTTAAACCTCGTCAAACGCTCCGCCTTCACGCGAAGGATTGCGGTCTATCACCCGTTCCTCGGCGTCGTCGGGCAGGGCCTCGTCGCTTTCCTGATAGGGGTCGTCCTCTGTTTCGGCCTCTTCTTCCTCAATTTCCTGTTCGATCGATTGTGGAATCTCTCCCTTGGCGGGAAGGGCGTCGACGTCGAGATCGAGCAAATCCTCGTCCATGGCGTCTTCACTGTGAGGCATGATCTTATTGCGGTCCATGACGGTATCCTTTCTAGCGGTTCACTCGGCAAACGACCGGCGGGGCAGGTGGGTTCCTGCCGCCGGTCAATTCCCTGATTTCGCATCGGATAAAAAAGCCCGCTTGACCTCAATGGCGCTTGAGGTTCTAGTTTGCCCGCCGTGTCGCAAAAATGGAAAGGATACGGCTTTGTCGAGTATGGAAATGGTGGAGAAAAACGGCTGGGGCGAATTGCTGAGCGGGGCTAACCTCTCGCTTCTGACCGTCATCTCCTCCGGTATAGGTCTGCACGCCTTTAATCAGTTTGCTGTCGTCACGGCCTTGCCCGTCGCCGTCAACGACATCGGCGGCGCGGGTTTTTATAGCTGGGCCTATAGTCTCTATTTCGTCGGCTCCGTGGCGGGCGGCGTCACCGCGGTGCTGTTTCGCGAACGTTTCGGCGCTCGCGCTATCCTGCTTCTGTGCTGCCTCATCTTTTCCTTCGGCTCGGTACTTTCGGCAATCGCCGGCGATTTTTTATGGGTCGTCGTCGGCCGGGCGTTGCAGGGGGTGGCGGACGGGCTGATCGTGGCGGTGTGCTATAGTCTCATTCCCGCCGGGTTCCGCTCCGGTTTGTTGCCCAAGGTCTTTGCCATCGAGGCGGCGATCTGGGCGGTGGCCTCCTTCATCGGTCCGCTGACTGGCGGTTTTGCCACCCAGCACATTTCCTGGCGCGCCACCTTCCTGCTCTCGGCACCGCTGATCATCGTGCTCGTGGTCTATACGGTGGTTGCCGTCTCCGCCGAGCGGCCGGTGGTGGCCACGCGCAGGCCGCTGGTGCCGCTGCTGCTCTGCCTTGTTGGCGCATTGGCCTTTTCCGCGCCTTCCGCCTTTGAGGATGCGAGCCTGCGGGCGATCTCCCTGCTGGCGGGCGCTGCCTTGCTGTGGGCTTCCCTGCGGGCAGGCATCCAGCCTTCCTCCGGCCTGTTCCCCAGGGATTCCTTCCGGCTGAAAACGGTGCTCGGCAGCGGCTTCTGGGTGCTGTTCCTGATGTCCTATGCCCATGCGCTGGGCAGCGTCTACCTCGCTTATGTGGCCATCAATCTCTGGCAGCATGAACCGACTTTTGCCGGTTTCATCGTCGTCACCATGCCGCTCGCCTGGAGCTTCGTGGCGATGCTGATCGGCAGCCTGCGCTCAAACCGCCTGCGGGAAATCTGCCTGCATTACGGCCCCTACCAGATGGTGCCGGGCTGCGTCCTGTTGGGGCTCGGGCTTGCGACGGGCAACTGGGGAGAGATGCTGCTCGGGCAGACGTTGATCGGCTCTGCCTTCGGCATGTCCTGGGCCGGCATCAGCCAGGCTGCCATGGAGGCGGCACCTGAAGAGGAGCGCAAGATGACTGGCGCATTGCTGCCCACGGTCGCGACGCTGGGTTCGGCGGCCGGTGCGGGTGCCAGCGGCACTGTCGCCGCCGCGACCGATCTCGTCGTGCAGATCGATCGTGCTGATGTGACGACGCCGATGCTTTATCTTTATGGGCTGGGTGTGGTTGTGTCGCTGCTGGCGATCATGACGGCGAGGGGCCTGCGGGGCGAGCGCCGGTAGAGCATTTCCAGAAAAAGTGAACCCGGCTTTCCGTCCATAAATGCGAAAAATCAAACGAATCGCCGCTCGCCCACCCGGTCAGGACTGAGTAGTGGCGATGGTGATCGCCGCCAGATAAACGACGAAGGCCATGATCGCGACCGCGCCGATGATGATGACGACGCCCTTGCCGGCGCGTTTCTTCTCCGCCTTGTTTTCATTGGCTTCGGTCGGAAACAGGATCGGGTCGCTGGTATCGCGGATTTTGGTCATGCCGTTTCTCCTTATCAGTGGATTGGGCGGTTTCGGTCTATCAACCGCCCAGTCCGCCAAAAGGTTCCTCACGGTTTCAGTGCCCAACTGGTGGCATGCACCACCGCACCGGGGTCGGCGCGGAGCAGCGCCGAACGCACCGGTTCGAAACCTTCGATGCGCTTGGTACCGACATAACGGCCGCGATTTGCAAAGACCTCGATGGAGCCGTAGTCGAGGAAAATGCGGATGCGGGATGCGCGCGCGCCCTTGGCAATGTAGTGCGGCGAAGCACCGTCGCGCCCGTCCTCATGGCGGATCCACAGGCCCGTCTCGTCGGAGACGAGACCGAGCGTGACGGTCGGATGATCGAGCGCCAGCTCGAAGGCCGCGTCTGACGAGGCAAGTTCGATCAATATTTCCACCGCGCCGTTGATGAAGGTGACGCGCTCACCGGCCGCCAGCCGCGTGCGGTCGAGAATATGGCTGCGCAGGCTTTCCGCCGCGCCGATCGGCGGGGTCAGAAGTTCGCCGTTCGCGTAGTGAATTCGGCGCGGCAGGGTCATGGAGGTGGGGAAATCGATTTCCGGATTGGCATCCGCCCAGTTTGCCAGCCAGCCGATGCCGATAATGCTGTCGCCATCCAGAAAGGCCTGAAAGGCGTAATTATCGGTGCCGAAATCCAGCTCCTGACCAAATTCCTTGGTGAAGACCTTGCCGTCAAACCAGCCGACATCGGCCATGGTCAGGTTCTTGCGGCCGGTCTCCGGGTCTTCCGAATGCATCAGCCCGTAGATCAGCACCCACCTTGTGGAACGGGCATTGGCGGGGCCATCGAGGGGCAGCAGGCAGGGGCATTCGATGGCCGTGGTCTTGTAACGTGTCTCCACCCACAGCTTGCCCACATAGGTCCAGCCGGAGGCGGCCGTGGGGTCCAGCGTCTCGTAAAGCAGGATCACGCCGCCGCCATCGCTCTGGCTGCCGAGCAGCATTTTCCACAAGCCATCGGGGCCACGAAACACGTAAGGGTCGCGGAAGTCAGGCGTCAGCCCCTGCCCATCCGGGCGGTGGGCGAGAATGACGTCTGCCTGCCCGGCCATGATGAGATCAGACGAGGTGGCGGTAAGCTGGATCTGCTGCTCGGGAATACGGTCCTGCACCTGCTCGGTGAAAAAGACCCGGATGCCTGAGCCTTCCACCAGCGGAATGGTCGAGCCGGAATAGGCGCCGCCGCGTTTGTCCGGCCGCGTCGTCAGGTCCTCGGAGGGGAAAAGGAAGATCGGTAGATGCCGCCAGCGCAGATAATCCGAGGAGACCGCATGGCCCCAATGCATGGTGTTCCAGCGCAGCCCGTGCGAATAATGCTGATAGAACAGATGTGGCCTGCCCTCGAAGCGGCCAAAGCCGTTCGGGTCGTTCATCCAGCCGAAGGGCGGGCGGAAATGATAGCTTCCCGGTAGCTCAGGTGCGGCATTGTCCGGCTTGGTATGGACGACGGTGATGCCGGTTTCCAGCACATCCGAAGCGGTGAACCAGTAGATGACGGAAACCGCCGTGGTCACCGTGTCGTAGCTCAGCTCCACATGGCCGCCGCCAAAGACCTGATAGATTCGAAAACTGAACTCTTCGGTATTGACGCTTGAAACTTCGGCGAATTTTCCGTTCTGGTTGGAGAAAGAGACAGCGCCGGCTTCGGCGTCTTTTTTCGCCTTCAGCCACACATGGAAGGTGGCGTTGACCGGCAGGTCGGTGTGAAGGGTGCGGATGGCGCTTTCCGGTTCTGCAGTTACGGCTTCAACGACGGTCATTCCCGTTCCTTTCGTTGCGGCAATTCTGGCTCAGAGAACGCAACGAATGGGACGAAAGAAAGTTCAACCGCCGCCATGCTCCCGCATCGCCGTTTCGTATTTACCGCTGACACCTCTCGCAACTGGACGTAAAAACCGCCATATCAGGCAAAAGCAGGGAGTTTACCCGTGATGAAATTCGACAATTCCTATGCCCACCTGCCGGAGCGGTTCAGCGCCGCCGTGCTGCCCACGCCGGTGAAGGCGCCGCGCCTCATCGCCTTTAATCGTACGCTGGCGGAGGAGCTTCTTCTTGACGTTGCGGACCTCGACGATGACAGGCTGGCGGCGATCTTTTCCGGCAATGTCGTGCCTCAGGGGGCCGAGCCGCTGGCCATGGCCTATGCGGGCCACCAGTTCGGTGGTTTCGTGCCGCAGCTTGGCGATGGCCGCGCCATTCTTCTCGGCGAAGTAATCGACGTAAACGGCAGAAGGCGGGATATCCAGCTCAAGGGTTCCGGCCCCACGCCGTTTTCGCGCCGGGGAGACGGGCGCGCAGCGCTCGGCCCGGTGCTGCGCGAATATATCGTTTCGGAAGCCATGTTTGCGCTCGGCATACCCGCCACAAGGGCGCTGGCGGCCGTCCTTAGCGGCGACAGGGTGCAGCGTGAAGTAGGCCTGCCGGGCGGTGTCTTCACCCGTGTCGCGGCAAGCCATATCCGTGTCGGCACCTTCCAGTTCTTCGCCGCGCGCGAAGATGACGAGGCAATCAGGAGCCTCGCGGACTATGTCATCGACCGCCACTATCCAGACGCGAAAAACACCGAAAATCCCTATCTCGCTTTGCTTCGTGGCATTGCTGAAAGGCAGTGCGCGCTTATCGCCCGCTGGATGATGGTGGGTTTTATCCACGGCGTGATGAACACCGACAATATGGCGGTTTCCGGCGAGACCATCGATTTCGGCCCCTGCGCCTTTCTCGATGAATACCATCCGAACAAGGTGTTTTCCTCCATCGATGCGCAGGGCCGTTACGCCTACAACAACCAGCCCGGCATTGCGCAATGGAACATAGCGAGGTTGGCGGAATGCCTGCTGCCGCTGCTCGATCCTGAGGTGGAGAAAGCAGCCGAACTCGCCAACGCCGTACTGGCCGATTTCGCCGCCGCCTTTCCCCAACGCTGGCTCACTGGCATGCGCGAAAAGCTCGGCCTGACCACCGAGGAGGAGGGCGACATGGATCTGATCCAGTCGCTTCTTTCACTGATGCAGGCATCGGAAGCCGATTTTACACTGACCTTCCGGCGTCTTTCCCATGCGGCCAATGGCGATGCCGAGCCGTTCCGCGGCATGTTCATCGATATTGCCGGGGCGGACGCGTTTCTGACCCGCTGGCGGGAACGGGCTGGAAGGGAAGGTATTTCCGACTCCGAGAGGTCAGCCGCGATGCTGTCGATCAATCCGGCCATCATTCCGCGCAACCACCGCATCGAAGAACTGATCGAGGCGGCGGTGGAGGATGGCGATTTCGAGCCCTTCCACGCCATGCTGACGGCCATCGCAACGCCCTTCGAGGAACGGCCGGACAATTTCGTCTATATGCAGCCGCCGATGAGCCATGAGCGGGTGTTCAGGACGTTTTGCGGGACTTGAGCATCCGCCCGGGCCGTCTTGCCGGACCTTATCCGGCATCCAGCCGACGCGCGTCCGCGCGGCGAGAGCACTCTCTCCAGCCCAAGGGCTTGGGCTGGGTGGATACCGGCTCGAGGCCGGTATGACGGAGGAAACTGAAGGCGGTCTAAATCACCCCACCCGGGCCAGCGGCTCATGCGCGCCATAATACCGGCCGAACCGGTTCTCGAGGAACTTCGGTAGCGCCACTTCCTCTTGCCGCACGAAACCCTTCTGCGGCAAAGAGCCCTCGGCCAGAAGGTCGAGAACCGTGCAGATGCCGGCGGCGGTGGTGATCTGGATGGCGCTCATCATCCGGCCGGAAACCGGGCCGGCATACACTTTGTTGGCATAGGTTTCCTGCAGGAAACGGCCGTTGCGGGTGCCGCAGACGGTGACGAAGACGATGACCACATCCTGCATGGTGCCGGGCAGGGCATTTTCGAACAGGTCCTTCAGCACATCGCGGCGGTTGCGCAGGTTGAGATCGTTCAACAGCGCCTTCATGATCGCCACATGGCCGGGATAACGGATGGTGCGGTAATTCATCGTCCGCACCTTGCCCTCCAGCGTGGCGCATAAGGTGCCAAGCCCGCCCGAGGTGTTGAAGGCCTCGTAAGTAACGCCGTCGAGCGAGAATTCCTCACGCTCTTCCAGCGCCGGAACGGCGGTGAGACGACCTTCGACGATGGCTTCGCAGGGCTCGATATATTCGTTGATCAGCCCGTCCGTGCTCCAGGTGAGATTGTAGTTGAGCGCGTTGGATGGATATTGCGGCAGCGCGCCGACGCGCATGCGCACGCTGTCGAGCTTATCGAAGCGGGCGGCGAGATCGGCGGCGACGATGGAAATGAAGCCGGGCGCAAGGCCGCATTGCGGGATGAGCGCGCTTTCGGCCGTTTCCGCCAAGGCCTTGACCTTGCGGGTGGATTCCACGTCTTCGGTCAGATCGAGATAATGGGTGCCGACGGCGACGGCCGCTTCGGCGATGCCCGCCGTCAGATGGAAGGGGGCGGCGGAGAGCACGGCGAATTTGCCCTTCAGCAGTGCTTCCAGCGCCGGGCGGTCGGCGATATCGACGATCTCGGTATCGACGCGCTCATGAGCCGGCACATTCGCCAGCTGATCTGCCGAACGGTCGGCGACGGTGATGCGATAATCGCCCGTTGCGGCCAGCATCCAGGCAATGGCTGAACCGATGTTGCCTGCGCCGATGACGACGATGTTTTTCATATTTTTGTTCCCCGCAGAAAAATTCATAGGGCACAATCATATTGCGGTTCTGCTGCGATTCGAAGCTTCACTATGTGCATATTGAAGTCTATTATTAGACGATAAGACGACAGGATTGAACACTATGGCAATCGCCGACAAGGACCGGGCGCTGCTCGCCCTGCTTTCCGAAAACGCCCGCATGCCGGTGGCGGAACTGGCGCGCAAACTCGGGCTTTCCCGTACCACCGTGCAGGCGCGAATCGAGCGGCTGGAGGCCGATGGTGTGATTGCCGGTTACGGCTTGCGGCTGTCGGAAAGTTATCTTTCCGGGCTGGTGCGCGCCCATGTGCTGATCACCATCGGGCCGAAGGCACTGCCGGCGGTGACGGCGGCGCTCACCGCCATAAAAGAGGTGACGACGCTGCATTCGGTCAGCGGCACCTTCGATCTCATCGCCATTCTCGCCGCCCCCTCGATCCTCGATCTCGATCGGCTGATCGACAGGATCGGCGCACTTGATGGCGTGGAGCGCACGCTGTCGTCGATCATTCTGTCCACGCGGATTTCGCGATAGCGATTACGGGGAGTATAGGGGCTGTCACGGGCTAAGCCGCTACCCTCTCATCATAAGCCCTCTGCGCCGCCATCACCGCCTCGATATTGCCTTCCGCCCAATGGGCGAGTGCCGCCACCGTTTCGGTCAGCGTCCGCCCCAGCGGCGTCAGCGAATATTCGACCGTCACCGGCACGGTCGGAAAGGCCTGCCGTGAAATCAGGCCGTCGCGCTCGAGCTTCTTCAGCGTCTGCGACAGCACCTTCTGCGAAATGCCCTTAATCTCCCGCCGCAGCAGGTTGAAGCGCACCGCATCCACCCGCAATTTGTCGAGTATCAGTAGCGCCCATTTGTCGGCGATCCTGTCCAGCACCATGCGGGTGGGGCAGCGATCCTCATAGACGTCATAGATGTGTTCCATCGGTTTGTTCCGTGCTTTCAGCGGCATCTTTCGGGAGAAATCCGGTTTCCACGAGGAAACCAGATAACCGAAAAGTGCTCTCTTTTCATGATTTCTCCAACGCAGTATCTGTGTTTTCGAAACATGGTTTCCATTAGATACTAAGGATATTTGAGATGACAGGCAAGATACTCGTGATCGGTTCGACAGGCACCATCGGCACACCGCTGGTTAAAGCGCTGGTTGCAAGGGGCGAAAGCGTGAAGGCGGCGTCGCGCAGCGGTAAGCCGACCAATGGCGCGGAAGGCGTGCGCTTCGATTATACCGACCACGCCACTTTCGCGGATGCATTTGACGGCGTTGATCGCCTGTTCCTCATGCTGGCCGGCGGGCGTCTGGATACCATCGATGCACTGACGCCGGTCGTCGAGGAGGCCGCACGCCGCAAGGTGAAGATCGTCTTCCTCAGCGTTCTCGGTGTCGACGCCGACGATTCCATTCCCTATCGCCAGATCGAACTGAAGATCATCGCGTCAGGCACGCCTTACGTCATCCTGCGCCCCAACTGGTTCGCGGATAATTTCCACAGCTACTGGAAGGCCGGCATCGAGCACGGTCAGATCGCCGTTCCCGGCGGCGAGGGCAAGTCGAGCTTTATCGATGTGCGTGATATCGCCGACAGTGCCGCCGCGGCGCTTACCTCCGACGCCTTTAATGGCAAGGCTTTCAACCTAACGGGCCCGCAGGCGTTTGGTTACGCCGAGGCGGCTGCGCTGATCTCACAGGCGATCGGCAAGCCGGTGTCCTATAGCGCCGTTTCGGACGACGTCTTCATCGGCATCCTCACCGGTGCCGGCGTGCCGCAGGACTACGCATCCTTCCTCGCCTCGATCTTCTATCCCGTGCGTGAAGGCTGGACGGCCGTGGTGACCGGCGACGCGGAAACGCTGACCGGCCATGCTCCGCGTTCGCTGGAAACCTATATTGCCGACAATCTGGACCGCTTGAAGGGCTGAGGCTCAAAGCGGGCCCGCTGCGCTTACGCCGGATCGGTGGAGCCGCGGCGGGCCTTGAAGAGCATCTTCAACCGCTGGATATCCTCGGCATTCCAGCCCTGTGGCTGGGTCACCTCCATCCATGCGTCGATATAATGCTCCGGCGCATAGACATGGCCATAACCCATTGGCGCCGTGGTCGCGGCGGCAACATCGAGCCCGAGCTGCAGCAGGGTGACCACCGGGAACCAGCGGAAGGACGTGGAAACGTCGGGACCATGATGCACCATCCATTGCGGCCGCCGGTAAAGCGAAGCGGCTTCGAAGAAGGTGATGGGGTCGCTGGCATATTGCAGATAGACGATCCGCATCGGACCCCAGTCCACACCGGGCATATGGGCTGTCGTATATTGGTTGGCAAAGCGGATGACGGAGGAATCGCGGAAACGCGGCAGCCATTCCGGCGTGCCCTCCACCCGGCCATTTGTGGCCATGCGCCAGGTGGGGCTGGAAAAGGGCGGGCCGCTCCACAAGGCGCCCTGGAACGGGTCGGACAGCACATCATAGAGATCGGATGATTTCTGCGAATTGAGCGAACCGAGGCTGAGGCCATGCAGGTAGAGCTTCGGCCGTGTCTCCTTCGGCAAGGTGGTCCAATAGCCATAAACGGCTTCGAACAGGGCGCGCGCCGTCTCGACGCCGTAATCCGGTTCGGTCAGCAGCGCGATCCAGCTGGAGAGATAGGAATATTGCACGGCGACGCTGGCGATATCGCCATCATGCAGATATTCCACCGTATCCAGCGCTTCCGGATCGATCCAGCCGGTGCCGGTGGGGATGACGACGAGCAGAACCTTGCGCTCGAAACCGCCGACCCGCTTCAACTCCTGAAGCGCCAGCGCCGCCCGCTCTTCGGGTGTGGCGGCGGAATTCAGGCCCGCATAGACCCGGAGCGGCTCCTTGGCCGGGCGATGGGTGAAGGCGGAAATCTGCGTGCCGGCGGGGCCTTCCGCGACGAATTCCCGCCCGCGGCGGCCAAGCGATTCCCATGTCATCAACGAGGCGCTGCTGCCGGTTTTCAGCGGATCGGCCGGGCGCGGCACGTCAGGCTCGATCAGCGAATCCACCTGTTTCAGCGAGGAATCGGCAAACTTCAGGCCGATATCGAAGATCAGCCCGTTGAGCAGCATCCATGACAGCACGATGGCGGCGGCGATGCCGAGAACATTGGCCAGTCGGCGCGGCAGGAAGTGACGGCTGCGGGCGGCAAAGAACCGGCGGATCAGCTGGAAAAGCCGACCAGCGCCGATGAGCAGGGCCGCGACCAGCACGGCAAGGCCGCCGGTCTTGGTGGGGTGGGCGCTGGGCAGCGGATCAAGCTCCATCAGAACGCGAATCGAATTCTGCCAGTCCTTCGCCTGCCACAGGAAGGCAATCGCCGTGATGGCGGCGGCAAGGGCGATGAGAAACCGGACGCCGCGGACATTGTGGCGCGAGGGCTCGGGCAGCTCCAGATAGGCCCAGATGGCATGCAGGGCAACGCCGATCATGTAACCGATGGCGAAGGAAAAACCGCACAAAACGCCTTGCATCAGCCATGTACGCGGCAGAAGCGAGGGTGTGAGAGAAGCGCAGAAGAGTACCGTGCCGAAGACGATGCCGGTTGCCGAAAGACCCGCAAACAACCGCTCAACCCATTGTTTCACCAACTTGACTTGCCCCTTCTGTCCACCGCTTGCGGCGCAAGTGTAGTATGGTGCGGGGAAGGGTGCAAATGCTGTCATTAGGATAAAAATCACAATTATAGGAAAATAATCCTTTACAGCGTGACGGTGGTTTGGTAGTGTTTGGGTACGGTCGGAGATTTGCGGGCAAAGCTGCCTTGTGTCTCTCGATATAATCACTCCCAGGCCAATCCCATGACAAGTTCCCACACTTACGACCCGGCGCTCTACGGAGCCTGGCCGGAGACGCCCGCTTATGCCGACGATGACATGCCGGAAGCCGCCCCCGAAATAAAATCGCGGGCCGACAGGCTGGCCGCCGAGGATGCGGCGCGTAATGGCAATCTGCGACAATTGCTGAATGAGCTGACAGAGGAGATGCGCCAGCAATTCTCGATGTACCGCAATATGCGGGAGGCGGGCGAGGCGGGGCTTTTGCCCGATGCCGATGATGCGCAGGCCAAGCAGGCGCGCGCCGATGTGAAAATCGCAACGGATCAGCTGTCGCTCATCGTCCGCACGCTGGAACGGATCGATGCCCTGCAACGGGTGTTGGCGCAGGAACGGCAGGCGCTTATGGCCGAGGATGAAACCGAGACCGAGGACTACGAGGCGGCGGTGGCGCATTTCCTTGGACGCATCGACGATTTGGCCGAGCAGAAATGCCGAGAGAGGCTGGAGGCGATCGCTGCGTTGGGCACTTCCGTCGGGTCTGGCTGAGGCATGGCGGAATTTTTGACTGAAACCCGCTTGCAGGGACAGGTCTTCAACCTCCTGCGCGACTGGCGTTTCATCGGCAACCTGCCGCAGCAGGCGCCGGAGGGTGAGTGGCGGACATGGCTGCTGATCGGCGGACGTGGTTCCGGCAAGACCCGCGCCGGGGCCGAATGGGTGCACGCCGTTGCTTCCGCCGGCAAACAGTCGGATCTGCGCATCGCGCTGGTGGCTGAAACACTGGGCGATGCCCGCGAGGTGATGATCGACGGCATTTCCGGCATCTGCCGCATTGCCCGCCGCCATCGTCCCGCCTTCGAAGTGTCGCGCCGCCGGCTCCTCTGGCCGAATGGCGCGATGGCGCAGGTATTTTCCTCGGAGGACCCGGAAAGCCTGCGCGGCCCGCAATTTCACTTGGCCTGGTCGGATGAGCTGGGCAAATGGAAATATCCGCAGGAAACCTGGGACATGCTGCAATTTGGCCTTCGCCTGGGCGAGATGCCACGGCAACTGGTGACCACCACGCCGCGGCCCATCCCGCTGCTGAAG
This window of the Agrobacterium fabrum str. C58 genome carries:
- a CDS encoding saccharopine dehydrogenase family protein, producing MKNIVVIGAGNIGSAIAWMLAATGDYRITVADRSADQLANVPAHERVDTEIVDIADRPALEALLKGKFAVLSAAPFHLTAGIAEAAVAVGTHYLDLTEDVESTRKVKALAETAESALIPQCGLAPGFISIVAADLAARFDKLDSVRMRVGALPQYPSNALNYNLTWSTDGLINEYIEPCEAIVEGRLTAVPALEEREEFSLDGVTYEAFNTSGGLGTLCATLEGKVRTMNYRTIRYPGHVAIMKALLNDLNLRNRRDVLKDLFENALPGTMQDVVIVFVTVCGTRNGRFLQETYANKVYAGPVSGRMMSAIQITTAAGICTVLDLLAEGSLPQKGFVRQEEVALPKFLENRFGRYYGAHEPLARVG
- a CDS encoding AbrB/MazE/SpoVT family DNA-binding domain-containing protein; translation: MTVTTKIRRQGGAAVMTIPPALLKMLGLEIGEQLTLEVDNGALVASPVRLEKKRFTLAELLDGAEEVAALNARERAWDTAPPVGKEAL
- a CDS encoding Lrp/AsnC family transcriptional regulator, which encodes MAIADKDRALLALLSENARMPVAELARKLGLSRTTVQARIERLEADGVIAGYGLRLSESYLSGLVRAHVLITIGPKALPAVTAALTAIKEVTTLHSVSGTFDLIAILAAPSILDLDRLIDRIGALDGVERTLSSIILSTRISR
- the cueR gene encoding Cu(I)-responsive transcriptional regulator, giving the protein MNIGQASEASGVSAKMIRYYEQIGLITPAARTGNNYRVYGEQDVHNLRFIKRARTLGFSLEETETLLKLWQDKSRESSAVKEIALVHIADLEQKIAEMKSMVKTLSHLAHCCGGDHRPDCPILDDLAGADKTDGKPARTH
- a CDS encoding protein adenylyltransferase SelO codes for the protein MKFDNSYAHLPERFSAAVLPTPVKAPRLIAFNRTLAEELLLDVADLDDDRLAAIFSGNVVPQGAEPLAMAYAGHQFGGFVPQLGDGRAILLGEVIDVNGRRRDIQLKGSGPTPFSRRGDGRAALGPVLREYIVSEAMFALGIPATRALAAVLSGDRVQREVGLPGGVFTRVAASHIRVGTFQFFAAREDDEAIRSLADYVIDRHYPDAKNTENPYLALLRGIAERQCALIARWMMVGFIHGVMNTDNMAVSGETIDFGPCAFLDEYHPNKVFSSIDAQGRYAYNNQPGIAQWNIARLAECLLPLLDPEVEKAAELANAVLADFAAAFPQRWLTGMREKLGLTTEEEGDMDLIQSLLSLMQASEADFTLTFRRLSHAANGDAEPFRGMFIDIAGADAFLTRWRERAGREGISDSERSAAMLSINPAIIPRNHRIEELIEAAVEDGDFEPFHAMLTAIATPFEERPDNFVYMQPPMSHERVFRTFCGT
- a CDS encoding glycoside hydrolase family 32 protein, with product MTVVEAVTAEPESAIRTLHTDLPVNATFHVWLKAKKDAEAGAVSFSNQNGKFAEVSSVNTEEFSFRIYQVFGGGHVELSYDTVTTAVSVIYWFTASDVLETGITVVHTKPDNAAPELPGSYHFRPPFGWMNDPNGFGRFEGRPHLFYQHYSHGLRWNTMHWGHAVSSDYLRWRHLPIFLFPSEDLTTRPDKRGGAYSGSTIPLVEGSGIRVFFTEQVQDRIPEQQIQLTATSSDLIMAGQADVILAHRPDGQGLTPDFRDPYVFRGPDGLWKMLLGSQSDGGGVILLYETLDPTAASGWTYVGKLWVETRYKTTAIECPCLLPLDGPANARSTRWVLIYGLMHSEDPETGRKNLTMADVGWFDGKVFTKEFGQELDFGTDNYAFQAFLDGDSIIGIGWLANWADANPEIDFPTSMTLPRRIHYANGELLTPPIGAAESLRSHILDRTRLAAGERVTFINGAVEILIELASSDAAFELALDHPTVTLGLVSDETGLWIRHEDGRDGASPHYIAKGARASRIRIFLDYGSIEVFANRGRYVGTKRIEGFEPVRSALLRADPGAVVHATSWALKP
- a CDS encoding MFS transporter, with protein sequence MEMVEKNGWGELLSGANLSLLTVISSGIGLHAFNQFAVVTALPVAVNDIGGAGFYSWAYSLYFVGSVAGGVTAVLFRERFGARAILLLCCLIFSFGSVLSAIAGDFLWVVVGRALQGVADGLIVAVCYSLIPAGFRSGLLPKVFAIEAAIWAVASFIGPLTGGFATQHISWRATFLLSAPLIIVLVVYTVVAVSAERPVVATRRPLVPLLLCLVGALAFSAPSAFEDASLRAISLLAGAALLWASLRAGIQPSSGLFPRDSFRLKTVLGSGFWVLFLMSYAHALGSVYLAYVAINLWQHEPTFAGFIVVTMPLAWSFVAMLIGSLRSNRLREICLHYGPYQMVPGCVLLGLGLATGNWGEMLLGQTLIGSAFGMSWAGISQAAMEAAPEEERKMTGALLPTVATLGSAAGAGASGTVAAATDLVVQIDRADVTTPMLYLYGLGVVVSLLAIMTARGLRGERR
- a CDS encoding heavy-metal-associated domain-containing protein, whose protein sequence is MSATTFHIPDMTCGHCEKTLRGALADVLPGASVAIDLDAHKLTVTGDASTAEEAIREAGYSPERAG
- a CDS encoding type II toxin-antitoxin system PemK/MazF family toxin translates to MVRNQIPKRGDVYLVDLNPVVGSEIKDEHRCVVITPREINAVGLCLVVPVTTGGMFTRKAGLAVNISGHKTTGVALCNQVRSMDIVARVAQKKAKYIETLDDATIDEIAGRVISMIDPA